The Arachis hypogaea cultivar Tifrunner chromosome 14, arahy.Tifrunner.gnm2.J5K5, whole genome shotgun sequence DNA window TTTCTGGAAAAAGAAGGCGCCATTCTGTAGTACAGCAAGCTCTATCCAATCTCTTtgcaatttctttgtttccttgaaTTTTACGGAACCAAGTAAACCGTCTTCCAGAGGTTATTAGATCAAAAAGACCACAAGAATCTAGAGTACTTGCAAAGATACTACTGCGATTTGAATAGAAATTACCCCTCTTCACCTCATGAACactcaaaatatcattaaaatcccCAACCACCACCCATGGGTCCTGAATGCACAAACCAATATCAAGCAGATGACTCCATAATTCTACTCTATTAGTGGCTTGAGGGCTGCCATAAACCGCACTGCAGATCCATCTTCGCCCACCACCATCAATTTCCAAAGTTACACATTGATTCATAGCCCAAAGAATTttacaagaaaattttaaattagcagAGAGGAACCAAATTCCTCCCTTgtgtccaacagcatctacaatcCCTATAGGATAATAGCCTAATCTCCCCCAAAATTCTTTCATAGTTTCAAACCCAATATGAGTttccaccaaaataaaaaaagttggttGAAATTTTCGTACCAACTCCTTATAGTGCACCCGAGACATCTTATTTGACGCCCCCTAACATtccaactaataatatttaaatggtcacaatccataaaaaataaattaaataattagaatgtTTAATCATTCTACCTCACGTTGATGGACCCCTGTCTCCAAGTGTCTCTTTGTGGACTTGCACCGCAGAACCATCAATCTTCTGTTGAGGTTGGGTCTCCAAGTGTGTTGTTGCACTAACTTTATCAAGCTCTTTTTGTACTCGAGAATCCATTGACAATGCTTCAGTAGGTGAGTTTTGAAGTGAAATAGGACGCTGCCTTTTGTGCCCTGCTTTAAAAAAGGGAGTACTCTGATCCTTGAAAGCCACCTGAGTTGTTCCCAAAGAGCCAAGCGTGGATGGATGATCTTTCTTTTCCTTAGGCCCACCTTTGCATTTGATGAGGATCCAGCATGCATGTTATTAGACCCAAAAGAAAATTTCTTACTCACCAAATTGGAGCATATTGCTACATTGGCTTTTTTTGGCACCACATTGTGGCCTTTACCCACTTTTTCCTTGCCTTTTCTACTAACTGTAACCCATTCACCCTCTTTTGCACGAGTATCCCTTTCCATACGTGAGTCTTGCAAATTATCATGCACAAGATCTGCTGCACCATGCTTCTCCATAATTGGAATTGATTTGGCATTAAttccaaattcaaaagataaattttgattttttactgGGATTTGACTACCTTCCACCGTTTTCTCGTTGTTATCTACAGGAAAAAGTGACGGCAAATTTTTTTCCTTCACCGTGCTTTCCTTCCCAAAGCAGCTacatttttcacaaattaaattcaAGTGCTCATATTCTATATCATACATATGACCAtcaacttgaattttttttataactggaAGTCCCAAGTTAATTTGCACACATGCTCTTGCATACTTTTCTCTCTCTGCAGACTTGGTGGCTAAGTCAATGCGGATCGGTTTGCCAACAGCTGACGCAATCATTTTCATGGCTCTCTCTTGATAACAGTTAATGTTTAAACCTGTGATTCTTATCCAAACCATGGTAGACCCAAAAGTGTTTTCACAAGGTCTGAATGAAGAACTCCAAGGTTTAACCGCAACATAGCTTCCAGTAATCATCCACGGTCCTCCAAGAAGAACTTTCTCTCTATCCTCCAAGAGATCAAATTTGACTAAGAAATAGCCAAAATCGACATCTAGTACCTCATACCCTCCTTTGGTTCTCCAGACGCCTTTAAGCCTGTGTGTAATCGCTGTATAGCTAAAATTTTTTCCAAGAACTTTGATCACGATGGCATTTTTGTAGGGCTCTGCCAATATCTCTTTTGCTTCCTCAGTGAACGTCACAGTTGGTATCTCCGAATCACCTTGCTTACCAACTACGGTAGCCATCTTATCCCCATCAAGAGAATCAGCAACCTCCAAAGCTCTCCTTGCTGAGGCTCCAACAACTTTATCTCTGAACGATATCCGCTGACTTTGAGTCTTGTTACCATCTCCTTTAATCCCCTCCTTTTCACCTGATGCATGCCCCCCTCCGCTCTCCCCCTTATTTCTTCCGCCGACATGGCCGGCTGCCTCGCTATGTGCCACCCTCGAAGACTCTCCCCCGCTCTCCCCACTCTCCATTTCACGGACTCTCTCGTACTAGGGTTTTTTTTTAGAAAGAATAGTGTTTGATATGGTAAggggatataataaaaatgataaattaataattttaaaaaataatgaaattaaagaaaatttaaaaaattaaatataaaattaaaaaaaatattttttatcagttAAAATTATGCATAAAGATAAAGAGTtgctttgaatataaatttttatcttgactttaaattaaatactattaaaaataaataattaaacttaataacgtttataaatagttaatttataaataatttttttaaatttttatttttattttgttacatataatttttaattgaataatcttgaacggttgatatatttatttttataatcaataaATCTGATCGTTTTTCAAGACTTAAAGAAGTTATTGATAAGGAGATGTATAATGAATTAAGAAGGATTTTTTCAGATACATAATTTTTATactctcttattttatttattaattattcttatagtttgatataaacaaaaaataagcattctcatttattctatttttttactatttatagaAAAATCAAGTTCTCTCCatatttagatttatattttggcCTATCACTTAAAAAAGATGAAGACAAATATGAATATCCATgatatttaagtaaaaattatcttttataaataacaaatatatattttggtttatatatactctttttgaatcagaataatgatattatcattatttttgaatatattttagtttatagtaattttaattttaataaaatatgatataaataaagttacatcaacattaaaataaaaaattatttatctaacaaatttaaaaagtgaatgatatattaataaaaaataaaattaatttcttaaaaacaatagaaaagcggctgaacaggcactaaacgtgcctgttgagccgctagtatatATAATGGCAAAACTTATTTTGGTGTCCAAAATTTTTTTCCACGTTTATCCTTGGTAAAACCTACCCCAGTATATGTCAGTAATTCCCCGTTATAGAAATTCCACTACATCATCTTCATTCACGTTCTCTCTTATCTCATAAATCCAAGTAACTTTTATAATTATCTATTTCTTCTCTTATTCTCTTTCAGTTCGCATTACTGGTACTGTATAATAGAAAAACTTCCTTCGTTTCTCATCCATCTTCTCATGTCTCACTTCATCTAAATATAACGTAAAacgtaatataatttatttttcatcattaaataaaagtataaattatatgttTGTTTCGATTAATTACCGTAGACAGGATATCAATAAAAGATTTACGTGAAAGTGGTAGACCGACTTGGCAAGACTATGCCCCACGATGAAGACAAAACATAAGTGAAGAACAGGGGGAGCAACACCTCGCCAGAAGGCGTGCCAGTTACCGAGAGAGTATTAGACGAGGAAAATAAATTGATACATCTAATGGTCCAACTAATATGACAACACCATTAGAAGATATCACAAATATGCCCCCTCATCAATACTTTGTGTCAGATACTCTAAGTTATACTTCCCATTAATAAATTTATGTTGTTAGTATATCATctaatatgaattattttttacaatatattttcatgctaataataaaattttttaaatattcaaatatttataataacagtGTAGTTGGTCCAAGTAACAGACCGAATGGTCCAAATATGGGTAAGAATCCtatgtatttatttaattaataataatctaTTTTTTCTTAGATTTTGATTCGATAAAACTTGCATAATTGTCCTAAataatattgttatagatattattataatatCTTAATGTATTctaaattaaatatctataatctattaataataataacaatatataatgccaaTACTGAGTTTTTGGTGTCCAACTTTATGTTTCAATATTGCCCTTAATGATAGAAGTTCTCCGTACGTACATGCTTcagttactttaaataaaaaaacttccACCATTAACAACAACACATATTCTTTTATCTCATTTTCATTCTGTGTTTTCACTAATAACCGTAAAAACACGTAAcctcttcttcaattctttattccaataatttatccttttcaatttttcttaattCTCTTCTCCATTCTAAATGTGCTCCTTTGTAATATAACAATTATTTggatgagtttttgtgattttttgaacTAGATAATGACGATGCCAAATATTGATTTTTGATGCCATGTATAAAAGGAGGAAAAGAATCATTAGcagtgataaataattttttatagatcttatcattttgttttggatatattctTTATGTGAGTACTTTTCACCAACAGGTTGGATCTCATTCTtctgttataaatttttttttatctcattattCGATTCGTAGTGCTTTTTCTCTCACCGCTAGATGTACTTCTCCGTATTTTTACTATTGCCATCCTTCTCCTTCCTTCAACATCGTGATTGTATCGCCTCCATCTTTCCCTCGCCTCCATTCACTGCAATTACAAATTATTACCTTTTAGttaaatctcatttttttaaattattttgtattgaatgatattatttttttattttttta harbors:
- the LOC112742661 gene encoding uncharacterized protein — protein: MKEFWGRLGYYPIGIVDAVGHKGGIWFLSANLKFSCKILWAMNQCVTLEIDGGGRRWICSAVYGSPQATNRVELWSHLLDIGLCIQDPWVVVGDFNDILSVHEVKRGNFYSNRSSIFASTLDSCGLFDLITSGRRFTWFRKIQGNKEIAKRLDRACCTTEWRLLFPETFVEVLSHSHSDHCPLLIRCQGVPIKKGNRPFRFQAAWATHPDYKAIV